In Sphaeramia orbicularis chromosome 9, fSphaOr1.1, whole genome shotgun sequence, the sequence ACATTTGGACTAAAAGATAACAGTGAAATTCACTTAGCTGGAAACATTACTTGTTTATGCTCATGAATAAATCTTTAAATTCTTTCTCActcatgtttttgtttaattacaaaaaaaagatgaaatgtgATGACAAAATAAGTAATACTTACGTGAATGTGACGTGGTACTGATAGACAGCTTCACTGCGGCAGCAGATAGGAATGTGGTTTGTGCCATATTTACAGGATTCCGTTGTACCAATTTTATGAAGCGGCTCACTAATAGAGAGGAATTAACAAACACAGGATATTTAAGCTCAGCAGCAGCATATACAATATAACTTTTATTTCTAAGTTTAACTGATTACAGTCTCTTATGTAGTAAGTAGATCTTGAAGGGCACTGGTGAGGACTGAATGATTATGTCCTCATCGTCTCTGTACAATGCTTCACTTCAATACACAGTACAAAAGAAAGTACATAGTGTACGCTTATGTGATAGGAAACATCTGGTCAATTATCTGTATTTATGATAGTGTTGCCTTGTAATGATACAGACTATGGTGCCCCTTACAGTCTATTTTGCTCAACCACAGTCTTATAAAGAGGTGAAAATATTCTGGTGATCCCTCCCACATCATCATGTTACTAACAGTGTAATTTATTGGGGGACAAACCTGAAGTGCACCATTAACCTTAAAATGCACTGCAATGTAAGTGAAACTGACACAAactatatttttcaatatacatCTTAACATTCATGGCTGTGCACAAAATGCACAgcaaaccagaccctgaaccaacAGCCTATGAATCTATGAGAGCTCCAACAGTAATGGAGAAATCAACCTCAATGAGAATAGCCTTGTATAAATGTGAACAGTAATGTCAGTGTCATTGGTTATTTATTTGCTAACTAATTATACTCAGAAAACAATAGTTAACTACCAAGGTAACAGAAGCCCTCTGTGGCTAAATGTTATTTGCAAACATGATCTGATCACATCAGGGCTTTATAAataattttaatgatttttttcaaaaaatgtagagaaaaggttaaaataaaatggaacaagtgatgccaggcacatcaaaccctgcccctcgcatgtactgtagcttattttggcattgatccagctgatgtcatcatatcaactgcctctatatatgtgccaagtttggagtaaagtgacacaaaattgatgtttttatagacatttgaaatttcgcccattataagtaaatgaaaaaataaataaataaataatttcataaaaaattgaaactttgacctacttttctaaaatgtaatcagtctactctgggtcactggtaatctataaacccaattaggtatgaattcaactaatagttttgcagctagggcgttaaacaaagaaacaagcaaaccgaaccaaaaacaataccccttgcctgctctgtggggggtggggtaaaaatggtCTTAAAAGGTTTGAAGATGATAAAATTAAGCTGCAACTAGTAATGTATTCAGTTACCTTTCCACTACTGTTCAGTCTATTGTGTTTTGCAGATGAAAGAAAAGGTTAAAGAGGTAAACCTGAGACCACAACAACAAAAGACAACACTCTCACCACTGCAACCCATTCAATACAACCAATTGACCTCAAATGGGCCTTCAGAGCTCACAACTGTATTGAATCACAGAAACTACCAGAGCATGGCAAGACCCCCTTGGCctgaaaaaatgttgaaattgcaGTGCACATTTTTTGTCTGTCACAGTTTTACTGTATGTTTCATTGACATAAATGCATTAGTGATGGGAATTCTGGTTCTTTTAGGAGAGCCTGTTCTTTTGGCTTGGACACATAGATGCCACCGCACATCTTGACTAATCACATGCTGCTTTAACAGAAAAAAGAACCGGCTTCCGGTTCACACATCACTGGAAAGCATACTCCTCCTCCTTGGCTTTTCTGTGGTTCAGGTGAGTGGTCCAGATGGATCAGACTCCCAAACCTGCTTACAGACAGGGTATCACCCAGGTCCGATTTGCTGAGCCTGGACTCCGTGAACGCCGGGAGACAAGATTCTCCTATTCTCAAATCCAGACCTAACCGCTGGGTAGACTGCTGGATTGCACACAGTGGAGTGCCATAACAAGAGGTGTCTAGTGTTTCAGGTATTTGACATTGGAAAAAATAGGTCACGAAACAGACCTACCCATTTCAGAACTTGTCCAAGCTCTACACATGATGTATGTGTGATAAAAATTTTAAGGTTCAGCTGTTTTTTCCCCCAGGGTTAGAGTGTTTACAAGATGTGTCAAAGACAGACAGAGgggcagacagaaagacagacatgcTGACAACAATAACTCCCTTTAAGCTGTAGGTGCTGGTGGTCACCTAGTGCACCAGGCCGTAAAGTAATAAGTacaaaacagaaaatactcactTATATGTTTCCAGTTTTGGTTCTACTTTGGCTGGTTCAGTAGCAGAAAATTCTTTGACCTCTGGAGTGGTAGGTACATGCAATCCAGGAACTGAATATTTCAAGGTAAGAACATGTTTGATCTTATCACATCATTCAAAGGGTTATGTTGATTAAATAAATTGACACAGAAGATCTGGTGACTGGTTTAAACGACACTACACAGTATCTGTTGTGTTTTGAAGGATGTCGATTCCTTTTGAAATGTATTATACCTGTGAGGGGCGTCTGCATAAGCGGTGGCAATTCTGATGCAGAGACTGAAGTAACAGACTCAACATGACCAGGAGAACTGGAGGGAAGATAAGGAAGAGCTCTTCCAACACCCAAGCTGTGGCAAGACTGCTGCTCTTCCAAGCCCCCAACATTGTCTGGTGGGTCAACCTTGGCCAAggaaactataataaaaaaacaaaaacaaacaaaaaaaaacacaaaaactttcaCAAAGACAACAATGTGCAGTTTGTGTTAAAACATTTCAGAGAGGTTTCAGTATCTTTATGGTGATTCTGGAGGCTTTAGTTTATACTGTTGttcaatgtattgtcatgtgtttTTATAATTTAGTCTGCCCTTTATTGATGCACATCACCATCAGGTAATTATATTCacagtaatgtaaatattttgcaaAAATGGATATTTGTCTCTATGGCTGTGCCTCTTATCCACATGTAAACACTATTTTCCAAAGTGAAGATTTTTAGAAATTCCATTTTGAGTTGACAGGGAAAATGAGAGCATCACACACCATTTTGAGTATGTCTGTTACAATGCACATGGACCTAAAACATGAAATACAGGCTTTTAAATCAGCATATGGCCTGGGACACCAGCATTATGGTGAAATCCACATAATGTAAAAATACACCTCGACATGAACCAAGAAATAAGCTTACTTAAGGTTACAATTTAACTTGTTGTTGCTGCTCtttttcatgacagattaaattCAGTGTGTCCAATATTATCCGTAACGTCTGTACTTTTCAGTCTGACAGAAAAAAATTGGTTGTTAAATTGTGTGTATTGGTTCATAGTTGTTCTGTGTTATGTGGAAATattcaaattgaaaaaaaaaaagaggaagaaaatagAGTAAAAACCACATCACTCTTACCTGCTGCCTCTGCCCATCACCTCTTGTGGTTGACCAAGTCTCTCTGTACTGCTGATTACACCTAGAGGGGAGTCTTGTTGTATTGCCTTTCCCAAATCTCCAGCTGCTCCTCTTCCTACAATAATAACCAGTCAGTGTTAATGGGTCTTACATAGTCAAACTTGTTAAACACATGGTAGCAGTTGGAGGCTTCGATGCAGCCCATTGGAACTGTTCTCCAGACCTGAATCAAGCAGGAGTCAGCAACAACAATGCCTTTGATGAACAGGAGCAAATATGTAAGAAACCAAATCAAACATTTCTGAATCAATGTATTAACTTCCCCAGACAAACATGAGAGTAAACAAAAACCAATATGAAGATGTTTAATCCTTGTGGATCCTTCCAATATACTACCGTATGGGGATCTTCATGCCAATAAtgtacatgaacaaaataatgctaTAAAATCAGCatataatcaatatttttttctgcataaatgtctTAAACTGGTTCAGCTCTGCACAAAACTACCAAAAGTTCAataattttcaacattttaacccttttaaatgCCAGACTGAATACATAATGTCAGtgttatgaggaaaaaaaaaaaaaaaaaagaacagtggtGATCTGGAGCATTGATCGTAATTAGAATCTTGCATATCTCAAGAAGTAATGACAATGATTTCAGtgcattaaggtttttttttttttttttttggtgaaatttaaAAATGTGGTTTCAGTGCAAGTCAATGACACATTTTTTGCCACAAAAGATTCTTGCTAATCATTGACTTGTCTAAGACTGATATAAACAATGCTCCATCCCTCAACTATGTATTACATAGAAAATATCTcagattttgtttcttttaatcAAATAAGTGCTATCACGTATTCAAACTGACATTAAAATTGTTCAAATCctaaaaattattgataaaatgtTCTGAgtagagctgaagtggtttaagagatttatgcaaaaaaaaaaaagcagaaaaatattgatatatgatgatttgATAACAGTTTTTATGTGTGTATTGGCTTCAGGGTCCCCAGAGAGTGCAAAAATGACTGTAGCACATGTATTGTGTAGTATGTAAGAATAACTGACATTGGATttaaataacatatacataaaaaaGAAATACTATTGCATTAATTCATGAACTAATCTGTAACAGCCATAATAATCacaaaatcaaaaaagaaaattacaaaaatgacaGAGGGGTCTCTACAGGTTAACTTGGACAAGATTCAAAAGTCTAAACCCAACACTCAATTACATAATACATGTTTCAACAATAAGtagcaaaaaaatgtcacatCACACAAGTAATCTAGAACCTCACTTAAAAAGAATTCAAtgattttttccagagctgatgATAGGGGTAACTCAGGAGTGAGCTACATCCCAATGAAGGCTCAAGGTGGTTGTGAAATATAATGGGTCTTTTACAAAACAGTGGCAGTGGTTCAGACTAAGTGACTGCAAAAGTGTGCTTTTGTTGCTACTCCTTTAGAGAAAATTCAATCATATCACTGTTTTGTATATAATAGTTTTGTTTGTGTGAATATGTCACAGAGCATCTACTCTTTACTAGTCTTCATGACAGTCTGTCTTAAGCAGCTGGTAAAGTAACAGTGAAATAGTTTCAAAATGATATAGGACAAAAAGGTACTCAGTTTCATTGCTGTTTGTTACTGTCAACTAATGCATTGATCTGTTTTTATATGGTATACAGCTCTAACAATATATCTGGATTGAACCTAGATAACAGGCGCAAATTTAGTAAATTTTAGTAATTACTGAGTTATTGGCTTCTATACAGTTTACACTGCGTATAAAGTCTCTCTCAGCTCATACTCCTTCTTTGAACCTCAGCTGTGTCAACACTAATAAAGGTTTATGTTACTATTATTAGTGAAGCATCTAAGGTTTTCTGTGCTTAAATATATTCAATGCATTTCAGAGTTTGTTAATAGATAACACATTGTGTGAATTTAAGTGGCATAATCAAATATTACAGAACCTTTTCAGCACTAAATGTTacttaaacatttacaaaaaatccAAATCAATATTTGTTCTTTTAAATACTGACCAACTGGTGGAGCTGCTCTTCCCCATGGCACCTCAATTCCCATTCCTCTAAACATCGATACCAATGCTGAGCCTTGTCCTTGGGTAGGCATGTCAACCTGTAGGCAAAAGAAATCTTCAGCAGTGCTTTATTAAAGCTAACTTCACTGAATAAATTAAGTCATATATGAAGTAAGTATGATGTAAGTGTTCGTTTCTGGTTCCACCTACCTCTTTTGTAGTCTCTTTAAGTTGGTCTTGTATCTGGGGTTCACTTGGAGGTTTTTGCACATGAGGTGGCAGAAATGAACCTCTAGCTACTCCTATCTGATGTTCACGTTCTGCATAGAACAACTCTCTGGCCCGGCCATGTCCTCCACCCCTGGGTTGAACCAGCAACCCTCGGGCTCGTCCAATCGCAGGTTCAGTAGCTGCTACATTAAGTCCTCGTCCTCGTGTGTCTGATGATGTATCACCAGCAGTGGGATGACTTCTGGCTTGTTCTTCACTTGGTCCTTCTGTAAGGATCGGCAGCCCTCTACTACGTCCAATGGCCTGCTGTTGAGATGGCAGACCTCTTCCacgtcccaacaaaggaacgctTGTCATACCACTAAAGTCAGAGGGCTTGTTTGGATCCATTCAGCCAATTCCAGAAGTTAACAGCTGACACAACTGGTTAACTGCATGGAAAAACACAGAACTATCAGAGGAAGTCATGGATGTAAAATATTGGTTGTTTTCAGTTGCTGTATTAGCTGAATAAGCAATTGTTTCGggataaaaatgacattttttcaatgaaaattaaGGGCAAAAATGACTTCCAACTACAATTGTGACCCACCTGTTAAAAGACACATGCGGCTTTTTCTACTCTCACCACTATTTAATGCTTGAACATAAATCAGGCTTTATTCCATTATCCCAAGATAAATAAAAAAGGACGAATGCGTATTTTAAAAACACATACAGAAGGAACAGAAACCGCAATGTTAAGCGGTAATGCTTGATCATTATTCCTCACATGCTAATTCGAACCTTAGCTAGCGGTCAAATTAATGGCGCCATGACTCAGCGCCTCGCCCTCGTTTCCATCAGTTTAAAAATGCTGcacaaacatttttttccacatcactcGTCCAGTTATAACAAAGCAGATACAGCCGTTATATACTGGGCAAAGTCACTGATTCTGCGTTAACTCATCCTCATATTCTCCAACAAAATAATTTATAAATTAATACATGCTGCTCAGTTAGCTAACTaagctatgtgctaatgctaactagcgcTGATTAGCTAACTTTAAACGACACGTCACAGAAAATCCACGCCGACACTTTAATCAGAGCAAAACACACGTTTAAGGCAACAGACTACTTACGCAAGCTCTAAAATAAAACTCTGTCGTGTTAGCATTAAGGTATGGAAACTCACATAAAGAAGTATCCTCCGTTAGCCTGGCGCAAAATGCAAGGCTACTTAGCTAGTCCAGAAGAACAGGCTACATCACCCAGATCCAAGGGGTGAGTGAAGGTAATGACGACTATCGCTTCCATCCAAAGTCTAATAGGAGGATCAGATGATTCTGCAGCATGGCATTGGTTCGTTTAACCCGTCAATCTTTTATTGACACTCAAACATTGCTTTATCTCCCTCTAGTGGAGACACATCAGCTGAACTGTGAACATTAgctgtgcaataaaaaaaaaatccaattaacaATGCATGTATCACTAAATGTATATTTTTCCGATATCATATGGGATCTTATTCAGTTAGTGTATTTATGTCATTAATTGACTGTTTACAGACTCATGGTGAGGCACAGCTGGGCACAGTCCAA encodes:
- the LOC115425326 gene encoding piwi-like protein 2, whose amino-acid sequence is MDPNKPSDFSGMTSVPLLGRGRGLPSQQQAIGRSRGLPILTEGPSEEQARSHPTAGDTSSDTRGRGLNVAATEPAIGRARGLLVQPRGGGHGRARELFYAEREHQIGVARGSFLPPHVQKPPSEPQIQDQLKETTKEVDMPTQGQGSALVSMFRGMGIEVPWGRAAPPVGRGAAGDLGKAIQQDSPLGVISSTERLGQPQEVMGRGSSFLGQG